From one Trifolium pratense cultivar HEN17-A07 linkage group LG1, ARS_RC_1.1, whole genome shotgun sequence genomic stretch:
- the LOC123921896 gene encoding uncharacterized protein LOC123921896 isoform X3: MVETRRGSSSSSKRPLSSPSPSNTKRSKVSEDASSTTLPSVPVKESQPTNESGEPVIQQQQQQQQPSDLPETASLNGVDADKDKTPSVPIEDDPLVSSQCPGETAEKSKVAVAPVVSSRKKRTVAKLIPKVPWGKLISQCSQNPHLSISDPIFTVGQGRQSNLVLKDPTVGNVLCKLSHIEQQHGGSSVALLETAGGKGVVQVNGKTCRRNAKLILNGGDEVIFGASGKHAYIFQQLKSNNISSAGIPPMNILEAQSAAMNGMQVEARSGDPSAVAGASILASLSNIHKDLSLISPPAKACKKQSADNNSSLPSDHGDNGPDSDMKDTTNNDESEGFFSSGKDAAASSTTGNENPSLDTMDVDANVGTDVGKMTAANYELRPLLCMLTGSGTEFDLSGSINKILEDRKELKDVDNPTLLASTRRQAFRDSLEQRILNAENIDVSFETFPYYISDTTKNVLIASTYIHLKCNGFGKYASDLPSVCPRILLSGPSGSEIYQETLSKALAKHFGARLLIVDSLSLPGGTPSKEVDSAKESSKPERPSVLSKRSGQTSILHHKKPTSSVDAEIVGGSTLSSQAMLKQEVSTASSKAAALKKGDRVKFVGNFPPAVSSLQNFSSRGPSYGFRGKVVLAFEDNESSKIGVRFDKSIPDGNDLGGHIEDDHGFFCSANHLQRIESSGGDDDKVAINEIFEVASNQCKSGALVLFIKDIEKAMVGNTDVLKSKFETLPQNIVVIGSNTQLDSRKEKTHPGGLLFTKFGSNQTALLDLAFPDNFSKLHDRSKESSKVTKQLSRLFPNKVTIQLPQEEALLSDWKKLLDHDIETMKAQSNVVMLRSVLKRIGWDCTDLETICIKDQTLTTENVEKIIGWAITYHFMHSFEASTKDLKRVISAESIKYGFDIFQGIQNENKNVKKSLKDVVTENEFEKKLLGDVIPPTELGVTFEDIGALENVKDTLKELVMLPLKRPELFCKGQLTKPCKGILLFGPPGTGKTMLAKAVATEAGANFINISMSSITSKWFGEGEKYVKAVFSLASKIAPSVIFVDEVDSMLGRRENPGEHEAMRKMKNEFMVNWDGLRTKEKERILVLAATNRPFDLDEAVIRRLPRRLMVDLPDAPNRGKILRVILAKEDLAPDVDLEAIANMTDGYSGSDLKNLCVTAAHCPIREILEKEKKERSLALAENKPEPELCSSADIRPLKMEDFRYAHEQVCASVSSESTNMNELQQWNDLYGEGGSRKMRSLSYFM; encoded by the exons ATGGTTGAAACCCGTCgcggttcttcttcttcttccaaacgtcctctttcttctccttctccTTCCAACACCAAACGATCCAag gtttctGAAGATGCTTCATCTACCACCTTACCTTCTGTTCCGGTTAAAGAATCTCAACCAACAAACGAATCTGGTGAACCTGttatacaacaacaacaacaacagcaacaaccCTCTGATCTACCTGAAACGGCGTCGTTGAACGGTGTTGATGCTGATAAAGATAAGACACCTTCTGTGCCAATTGAAGATGACCCTTTGGTGTCTTCTCAGTGTCCAG GTGAAACTGCTGAGAAATCGAAGGTGGCGGTTGCGCCGGTTGTTTCTTCTAGGAAAAAACGGACGGTGGCTAAACTGATTCCTAAGGTTCCTTGGGGGAAGCTTATATCTCAATGTTCTCAG AATCCTCACCTGTCCATTAGTGATCCAATCTTCACTGTTGGCCAAGGTCGTCAGAGTAATTTGGTGCTTAAAGATCCTACCGTTGGTAATGTTTTGTGCAAGTTGAGCCACATAGAG CAGCAACATGGAGGTTCATCAGTTGCCCTACTGGAAACCGCAGGGGGTAAAGGTGTTGTTCAAGTCAACGGCAAGACTTGCCGAAGGAATGCCAAACTGATTTTAAATGGAGGCGATGAGGTGATCTTTGGCGCTTCAGGAAAGCATGCTTAT ATCTTTCAGCAGCTCAAAAGTAATAATATTTCTAGTGCTGGTATACCTCCTATGAATATTTTAGAAGCCCAGAGTGCTGCAATGAATGGGATGCAAGTTGAAGCTAGATCTGGAGACCCGTCAGCTGTTGCAGGAGCATCAATATTGGCTTCTCTATCTAATATTCACAAAGATTTATCTCTCATTTCACCTCCAGCTAAAGCATGCAAGAAACAGAGTGCTGATAATAATTCATCACTACCTTCTGACCATGGGGATAATGGTCCGGACAGTGATATGAAAGATACCACAAATAATGATGAATCGGAGGGATTTTTTTCTTCTGGTAAAGATGCTGCTGCATCCTCTACCACTGGTAATGAAAATCCTAGCCTTGACACCATGGATGTGGATGCCAATGTGGGCACAGATGTTGGGAAGATGACTGCTGCTAATTACGAATTGAGGCCGTTACTGTGTATGCTTACTGGCTCAGGAACTGAATTTGATTTAAGTGGCAGCATTAACAAGATATTAGAAGATCGAAAGGAACTTAAAGATGTTGATAATCCAACATTATTGGCATCCACTAGGCGACAAGCATTTAGAGATAGCCTAGAACAGAGAATCCTCAATGCTGAGAATATTGATGTCTCTTTTGAAACTTTCCCATATTATATAAG CGATACAACAAAGAATGTGTTGATTGCTTCTACATATATTCATTTGAAGTGCAATGGCTTTGGAAAATATGCTTCAGATCTCCCGTCGGTGTGCCCACGGATATTGTTATCTGGTCCTTCAG GTTCGGAAATATACCAGGAGACTTTGTCCAAGGCACTTGCAAAGCATTTTGGTGCTAGACTACTGATTGTGGATTCACTTTCGCTACCCGGT GGAACACCATCAAAGGAAGTTGATTCTGCCAAAGAAAGTTCAAAGCCTGAAAGGCCATCTGTTTTGTCTAAGAGAAGTGGCCAGACTTCTATATTACATCATAAGAAACCCACTTCTAGTGTTGATGCTGAAATTGTTGGTGGTTCTACCTTAAGTTCGCAGGCTATGCTGAAACAAGAGGTTTCTACTGCATCATCAAAAGCCGCTGCTCTTAAAAAAG GTGATCGAGTAAAATTTGTCGGTAACTTTCCACCTGCTGTCTCGTCACTACAAAATTTTTCTTCAAG GGGACCAAGCTATGGCTTCCGGGGCAAAGTTGTACTTGCTTTTGAAGACAACGAGTCTTCAAAAATTGGGGTCAGGTTTGATAAATCAATTCCAGATGGCAATGATCTTGGAGGCCATATCGAAGATGATCATGGGTTCTTTTGTTCTG CAAACCATTTACAACGAATAGAGAGTTCAGGGGGGGATGACGACAAAGTTGCAATTAATGAAATCTTTGAG GTTGCCTCTAATCAATGTAAAAGTGGTGCACTTGTTTTGTTCATCAAAGATATAGAGAAGGCAATGGTTGGGAACACGGATGTTTTGAAAAGTAAATTTGAAACCCTGCCACAGAATATTGTGGTAATTGGCTCAAATACTCAGCTGGACAGTCGTAAGGAGAAG ACCCATCCTGGGGGACTTTTGTTTACGAAGTTTGGCAGCAATCAGACAGCTCTACTTGATCTTGCTTTTCCG GATAACTTTAGCAAACTACATGATAGGAGCAAAGAAAGCTCCAAAGTAACGAAGCAACTCAGCCGCCTTTTCCCAAACAAAGTGACAATACAGCTGCCTCAG GAAGAGGCTTTACTTTCTGACTGGAAGAAGCTGTTAGATCATGATATTGAAACTATGAAAGCACAATCCAATGTTGTCATGCTTCGTTCG GTTCTCAAAAGAATAGGATGGGATTGTACTGACCTTGAGACTATTTGCATCAAAGATCAAACCCTAACTACtgaaa ATGTGGAGAAGATCATCGGATGGGCTATAACTTACCATTTTATGCATTCATTTGAAGCTTCCACCAAAGACTTAAAGCGTGTGATATCTGCGGAAAG CATAAAGTATGGGTTTGACATTTTTCAAGGCATCCAAAATGAGAATAAGAACGTAAAAAAGTCACTGAAG GATGTGGTTACCGAGAATGAATTTGAGAAAAAGCTGCTTGGTGATGTTATTCCGCCAACTGAACTTGGGGTCACATTTGAAGATATTGGAGCTTTAGAAAATGTGAAGGACACCTTGAAGGAATTGGTCATGCTTCCTCTTAAAAGGCCTGAACTGTTTTGCAAAGGACAACtaactaag CCTTGCAAGGGAATATTGCTTTTCGGCCCCCCTGGCACGGGAAAAACAATGCTCGCAAAGGCTGTAGCAACTGAAGCTGGAGCAAATTTCATTAACATTTCAATGTCCAGCATTACTTCCAAG TGGTTTGGTGAAGGAGAAAAATATGTCAAAGCAGTCTTCTCCCTAGCCAGCAAAATTGCTCCAAGTGTTATATTTGTTGACGAG GTTGATAGTATGTTAGGGAGACGTGAAAACCCCGGCGAGCATGAGGCTATGCGTAAAATGAAGAATGAGTTTATGGTCAATTGGGATGGTCTACGTACAAAAGAAAAAGAGCGTATACTTGTTCTTGCTGCTACAAACAGGCCTTTTGATCTTGATGAGGCTGTTATTAGGAGGCTTCCAAGGAG ATTGATGGTTGATTTGCCGGATGCTCCGAATAGAGGAAAAATTTTGAGAGTCATTTTAGCGAAAGAAGATTTAGCACCCGATGTTGATTTGGAAGCAATAGCAAATATGACCGATGGATACTCAGGAAGTGACTTAAAG AATTTGTGTGTAACAGCAGCTCACTGCCCAATAAGGGAGATCTTGGAGAAGGAAAAGAAG GAGAGAAGCTTAGCATTGGCCGAGAACAAGCCTGAACCTGAATTGTGTAGCAGTGCAGACATTCGTCCCTTAAAGATGGAGGATTTTAGATATGCACATGAACAG GTGTGTGCAAGCGTGTCATCGGAGTCAACAAATATGAATGAGCTACAACAATGGAATGACCTTTATGGTGAAGGCGGATCAAGAAAAATGAGATCTTTAAGCTACTTCATGTGA
- the LOC123921896 gene encoding uncharacterized protein LOC123921896 isoform X1 produces the protein MVETRRGSSSSSKRPLSSPSPSNTKRSKVSEDASSTTLPSVPVKESQPTNESGEPVIQQQQQQQQPSDLPETASLNGVDADKDKTPSVPIEDDPLVSSQCPGETAEKSKVAVAPVVSSRKKRTVAKLIPKVPWGKLISQCSQNPHLSISDPIFTVGQGRQSNLVLKDPTVGNVLCKLSHIEQQHGGSSVALLETAGGKGVVQVNGKTCRRNAKLILNGGDEVIFGASGKHAYIFQQLKSNNISSAGIPPMNILEAQSAAMNGMQVEARSGDPSAVAGASILASLSNIHKDLSLISPPAKACKKQSADNNSSLPSDHGDNGPDSDMKDTTNNDESEGFFSSGKDAAASSTTGNENPSLDTMDVDANVGTDVGKMTAANYELRPLLCMLTGSGTEFDLSGSINKILEDRKELKDVDNPTLLASTRRQAFRDSLEQRILNAENIDVSFETFPYYISDTTKNVLIASTYIHLKCNGFGKYASDLPSVCPRILLSGPSGSEIYQETLSKALAKHFGARLLIVDSLSLPGGTPSKEVDSAKESSKPERPSVLSKRSGQTSILHHKKPTSSVDAEIVGGSTLSSQAMLKQEVSTASSKAAALKKGDRVKFVGNFPPAVSSLQNFSSRGPSYGFRGKVVLAFEDNESSKIGVRFDKSIPDGNDLGGHIEDDHGFFCSANHLQRIESSGGDDDKVAINEIFEVASNQCKSGALVLFIKDIEKAMVGNTDVLKSKFETLPQNIVVIGSNTQLDSRKEKVLAFGRCDLMIIRKIVFLYLITVFLCFKTHPGGLLFTKFGSNQTALLDLAFPDNFSKLHDRSKESSKVTKQLSRLFPNKVTIQLPQEEALLSDWKKLLDHDIETMKAQSNVVMLRSVLKRIGWDCTDLETICIKDQTLTTENVEKIIGWAITYHFMHSFEASTKDLKRVISAESIKYGFDIFQGIQNENKNVKKSLKDVVTENEFEKKLLGDVIPPTELGVTFEDIGALENVKDTLKELVMLPLKRPELFCKGQLTKPCKGILLFGPPGTGKTMLAKAVATEAGANFINISMSSITSKWFGEGEKYVKAVFSLASKIAPSVIFVDEVDSMLGRRENPGEHEAMRKMKNEFMVNWDGLRTKEKERILVLAATNRPFDLDEAVIRRLPRRLMVDLPDAPNRGKILRVILAKEDLAPDVDLEAIANMTDGYSGSDLKNLCVTAAHCPIREILEKEKKERSLALAENKPEPELCSSADIRPLKMEDFRYAHEQVCASVSSESTNMNELQQWNDLYGEGGSRKMRSLSYFM, from the exons ATGGTTGAAACCCGTCgcggttcttcttcttcttccaaacgtcctctttcttctccttctccTTCCAACACCAAACGATCCAag gtttctGAAGATGCTTCATCTACCACCTTACCTTCTGTTCCGGTTAAAGAATCTCAACCAACAAACGAATCTGGTGAACCTGttatacaacaacaacaacaacagcaacaaccCTCTGATCTACCTGAAACGGCGTCGTTGAACGGTGTTGATGCTGATAAAGATAAGACACCTTCTGTGCCAATTGAAGATGACCCTTTGGTGTCTTCTCAGTGTCCAG GTGAAACTGCTGAGAAATCGAAGGTGGCGGTTGCGCCGGTTGTTTCTTCTAGGAAAAAACGGACGGTGGCTAAACTGATTCCTAAGGTTCCTTGGGGGAAGCTTATATCTCAATGTTCTCAG AATCCTCACCTGTCCATTAGTGATCCAATCTTCACTGTTGGCCAAGGTCGTCAGAGTAATTTGGTGCTTAAAGATCCTACCGTTGGTAATGTTTTGTGCAAGTTGAGCCACATAGAG CAGCAACATGGAGGTTCATCAGTTGCCCTACTGGAAACCGCAGGGGGTAAAGGTGTTGTTCAAGTCAACGGCAAGACTTGCCGAAGGAATGCCAAACTGATTTTAAATGGAGGCGATGAGGTGATCTTTGGCGCTTCAGGAAAGCATGCTTAT ATCTTTCAGCAGCTCAAAAGTAATAATATTTCTAGTGCTGGTATACCTCCTATGAATATTTTAGAAGCCCAGAGTGCTGCAATGAATGGGATGCAAGTTGAAGCTAGATCTGGAGACCCGTCAGCTGTTGCAGGAGCATCAATATTGGCTTCTCTATCTAATATTCACAAAGATTTATCTCTCATTTCACCTCCAGCTAAAGCATGCAAGAAACAGAGTGCTGATAATAATTCATCACTACCTTCTGACCATGGGGATAATGGTCCGGACAGTGATATGAAAGATACCACAAATAATGATGAATCGGAGGGATTTTTTTCTTCTGGTAAAGATGCTGCTGCATCCTCTACCACTGGTAATGAAAATCCTAGCCTTGACACCATGGATGTGGATGCCAATGTGGGCACAGATGTTGGGAAGATGACTGCTGCTAATTACGAATTGAGGCCGTTACTGTGTATGCTTACTGGCTCAGGAACTGAATTTGATTTAAGTGGCAGCATTAACAAGATATTAGAAGATCGAAAGGAACTTAAAGATGTTGATAATCCAACATTATTGGCATCCACTAGGCGACAAGCATTTAGAGATAGCCTAGAACAGAGAATCCTCAATGCTGAGAATATTGATGTCTCTTTTGAAACTTTCCCATATTATATAAG CGATACAACAAAGAATGTGTTGATTGCTTCTACATATATTCATTTGAAGTGCAATGGCTTTGGAAAATATGCTTCAGATCTCCCGTCGGTGTGCCCACGGATATTGTTATCTGGTCCTTCAG GTTCGGAAATATACCAGGAGACTTTGTCCAAGGCACTTGCAAAGCATTTTGGTGCTAGACTACTGATTGTGGATTCACTTTCGCTACCCGGT GGAACACCATCAAAGGAAGTTGATTCTGCCAAAGAAAGTTCAAAGCCTGAAAGGCCATCTGTTTTGTCTAAGAGAAGTGGCCAGACTTCTATATTACATCATAAGAAACCCACTTCTAGTGTTGATGCTGAAATTGTTGGTGGTTCTACCTTAAGTTCGCAGGCTATGCTGAAACAAGAGGTTTCTACTGCATCATCAAAAGCCGCTGCTCTTAAAAAAG GTGATCGAGTAAAATTTGTCGGTAACTTTCCACCTGCTGTCTCGTCACTACAAAATTTTTCTTCAAG GGGACCAAGCTATGGCTTCCGGGGCAAAGTTGTACTTGCTTTTGAAGACAACGAGTCTTCAAAAATTGGGGTCAGGTTTGATAAATCAATTCCAGATGGCAATGATCTTGGAGGCCATATCGAAGATGATCATGGGTTCTTTTGTTCTG CAAACCATTTACAACGAATAGAGAGTTCAGGGGGGGATGACGACAAAGTTGCAATTAATGAAATCTTTGAG GTTGCCTCTAATCAATGTAAAAGTGGTGCACTTGTTTTGTTCATCAAAGATATAGAGAAGGCAATGGTTGGGAACACGGATGTTTTGAAAAGTAAATTTGAAACCCTGCCACAGAATATTGTGGTAATTGGCTCAAATACTCAGCTGGACAGTCGTAAGGAGAAGGTATTAGCATTTGGTAGATGTGATCTCATGATTATAAGAAAGATTGTATTTCTGTATCTGATAACTGTCTTTTTATGCTTCAAGACCCATCCTGGGGGACTTTTGTTTACGAAGTTTGGCAGCAATCAGACAGCTCTACTTGATCTTGCTTTTCCG GATAACTTTAGCAAACTACATGATAGGAGCAAAGAAAGCTCCAAAGTAACGAAGCAACTCAGCCGCCTTTTCCCAAACAAAGTGACAATACAGCTGCCTCAG GAAGAGGCTTTACTTTCTGACTGGAAGAAGCTGTTAGATCATGATATTGAAACTATGAAAGCACAATCCAATGTTGTCATGCTTCGTTCG GTTCTCAAAAGAATAGGATGGGATTGTACTGACCTTGAGACTATTTGCATCAAAGATCAAACCCTAACTACtgaaa ATGTGGAGAAGATCATCGGATGGGCTATAACTTACCATTTTATGCATTCATTTGAAGCTTCCACCAAAGACTTAAAGCGTGTGATATCTGCGGAAAG CATAAAGTATGGGTTTGACATTTTTCAAGGCATCCAAAATGAGAATAAGAACGTAAAAAAGTCACTGAAG GATGTGGTTACCGAGAATGAATTTGAGAAAAAGCTGCTTGGTGATGTTATTCCGCCAACTGAACTTGGGGTCACATTTGAAGATATTGGAGCTTTAGAAAATGTGAAGGACACCTTGAAGGAATTGGTCATGCTTCCTCTTAAAAGGCCTGAACTGTTTTGCAAAGGACAACtaactaag CCTTGCAAGGGAATATTGCTTTTCGGCCCCCCTGGCACGGGAAAAACAATGCTCGCAAAGGCTGTAGCAACTGAAGCTGGAGCAAATTTCATTAACATTTCAATGTCCAGCATTACTTCCAAG TGGTTTGGTGAAGGAGAAAAATATGTCAAAGCAGTCTTCTCCCTAGCCAGCAAAATTGCTCCAAGTGTTATATTTGTTGACGAG GTTGATAGTATGTTAGGGAGACGTGAAAACCCCGGCGAGCATGAGGCTATGCGTAAAATGAAGAATGAGTTTATGGTCAATTGGGATGGTCTACGTACAAAAGAAAAAGAGCGTATACTTGTTCTTGCTGCTACAAACAGGCCTTTTGATCTTGATGAGGCTGTTATTAGGAGGCTTCCAAGGAG ATTGATGGTTGATTTGCCGGATGCTCCGAATAGAGGAAAAATTTTGAGAGTCATTTTAGCGAAAGAAGATTTAGCACCCGATGTTGATTTGGAAGCAATAGCAAATATGACCGATGGATACTCAGGAAGTGACTTAAAG AATTTGTGTGTAACAGCAGCTCACTGCCCAATAAGGGAGATCTTGGAGAAGGAAAAGAAG GAGAGAAGCTTAGCATTGGCCGAGAACAAGCCTGAACCTGAATTGTGTAGCAGTGCAGACATTCGTCCCTTAAAGATGGAGGATTTTAGATATGCACATGAACAG GTGTGTGCAAGCGTGTCATCGGAGTCAACAAATATGAATGAGCTACAACAATGGAATGACCTTTATGGTGAAGGCGGATCAAGAAAAATGAGATCTTTAAGCTACTTCATGTGA